The following proteins come from a genomic window of Nycticebus coucang isolate mNycCou1 chromosome 11, mNycCou1.pri, whole genome shotgun sequence:
- the LOC128598553 gene encoding transmembrane protein 50A-like → MSGFLEGLRCSECIDWGEKRNTIASIAAGVLFFTGWWIIIDAAVIYPTMEEFNYSYHACGVIATIAFLMINAVSNGQVRGDSYSEGCLGQTGARIWLFIGFMLAFGSLIASMWILFGGYVAKEKPIVYPGIAVFFQNAFIFFGGLVFKFGHTEDLWQ, encoded by the coding sequence ATGTCTGGATTTCTGGAAGGCTTAAGATGCTCAGAGTGCATTGACTGGGGGGAAAAGCGCAATACTATTGCTTCCATTGCTGCTGGTGTTCTATTTTTTACAGGCTGGTGGATTATCATAGATGCAGCTGTTATTTATCCCACTATGGAAGAGTTCAACTACTCATACCATGCCTGTGGTGTTATAGCAACCATAGCCTTCCTAATGATTAATGCAGTATCGAATGGACAAGTCCGAGGTGATAGTTACAGTGAAGGTTGTCTGGGGCAAACAGGCGCTCGCATTTGGCTGTTCATTGGTTTCATGTTGGCCTTTGGATCTCTGATTGCGTCTATGTGGATTCTCTTCGGAGGTTATGTTGCTAAAGAAAAACCCATAGTGTACCCAGGAATTGCTGTATTTTTCCAGAATGCCTTCATCTTTTTTGGAGGACTGGTTTTTAAGTTTGGCCACACTGAAGACTTATGGCAGTGA